CCAATCGCTCGGCCGACCTGCATTCGCTGTAGAAGCCTGGTGTCTTCATGAACTGGACGATAAGGACTTTGAAGCCCTGTCCCATCGCGCGTAAAGCGAGACCCAAGGCGGCGGTCGTCTTCCCTTTCCCATCACCGGTGTACAAGTGCACCAGCCCCAGTCCCCTTTCCGCCTTTTCCCTCGTCATTGCAGTCCCTCCCATACTCCTATCATGGTAACGTGGGCTATCTTCCGTGAACGGGTATTGCCTTGATGTTGCGTTGGGAGGCCACTAAACGAGCACGAATCGATGAGAGTGTTGTTGCCCCGATAAGCTCATCACGGGTCATCCTGAAAAGGTCGTCAGGGTCTAGGCAATCACACATCAGGAGGCCGCAGGCCACCACCTTGGTGGAAAAGGAGATGTCCGGCCTCATCCAGGTCCTCACGATAAGATCCTTGATCCCTGCCCCCAATCTAAGCTCTTCCCCCACACTCTCTGCCAGTATTTCATCATACTTTCTAAGAGTTCTCAGATCGCCGGATTGTGATGCCATGGACGCAACCGTACCCGCGACCCTACCGCATGCGTAGGAGGGAATTATCCCCTCACCTACGAAGGCCAGAGTCTGCCCTGCTGAGTCACCAGCGAAAAGAATATTGCCCTTCCAAGGCCCGCCGGAGTATCCTGGAATGGGTGCCTCGCCCGACTTCACTTCCAGCACACCATTCATCTCGAAGTATCTAGACACAAGGGGATTGGTCTCTATCCAATCGCGGAGCACGGCACTTCTTCCCTTGACCTCTCCAACTATTCCCAATCCCACGTTTCCTCTTCTCCTCCCCTTTGGTATTATCCATCCATAACCTAGCCCGATCTCCGGCTCGAGGAATATCTGCATGCAGGGAGGCAAATCGGTCTTGGATACCATCTCGAACTCTATTCCGTTAGCGACCTCACCCTCGGGGTAGACTCTCCTCCCTGTGAGCTTTGAGATGGTGGAGTGGACACCGTCTGCAGCCACCACCACCTTTGGCTTGACCCAGATCCTCTCTCCCCTGTGGACTAGCTCGGCCTCCCTGACCACATCTCCATCCATCTCCAGCGAGAGAAGCCTGGTATCGGCCTGGACCACGGCTCCGCTAAGGACGGCTCTCTGGGCCAGGTGCTTGTCCAGTATCTTTCTCTCGACGGTCACGCTTGCCCAGTAGTCCTCGTGATTGTTGACCATCAACCGCCTGTCCAGCAGGAAACGGGTATAGGCCTGTCGTCCACAAACAGCGGACGAGGGCAGCGTTATTCCGCACATCTCAAGCAGGGATTTCCCTACAACCTCCCCGCACTGCACCGGCGTGCCTATCTCCTTCTTTCTGTCTATCACGAGGGTCTTGGCCCCAGCCTCTGCGGCACCTATCCCGGCACCGGAACCTGCTGGGCCCGCTCCCACAACGAGCACATCCCACTCTTCATCCAAGATCAATCACCATCCATATTCGCTCGTCAACCTGTAAGCCTTATAGAGTTCCCTGTAGTTGGGCCGTGTAACGTATGCCCGTGCATATGGGAGCATACCATATCCCTTTCGGAAGGGCATGACCGAATCTGTCATCTTCTCATCCGTCATGCTCATCAGTTCCCTGTACGCCTCAAGGAATATTGGTGACGAAAACCTTGATGAGCGCCACCATCTCTCGTACGAGGTCAGGTCACCTCCAGAAATGGCCTCCGCTGCCTGCCTGCCAGCGACCATTGCGATCCTGATACCTCCAAAGGTCAGTGGATTGGCCTGGGCCGCCGCATCACCGATCAAGCATGCGCGGCCTTGGACCACTTTAGAGAGGCCTCCCACTGGGATCCTCCTTGCATGGATCTCAATCGGATCAGAATCAATGTCATCGGTACCTGCGGGAAACCCTACCTTCTTCATCTTTCCAAAGGGGAACTCCCACCTGTAGCCCCCTCCATACCTGGTCCCATATTGAAACCGAATTACATCTCCAGGCATCTCTTCCTCCAATAGATACTGCCTGGCTGAGACCACGATAGGTGGACCCTCATCGAAGATATCCTTCCGCACTCTGGAGCATGCTCCATCGGCGCCTATGAGAAACGAGCAACGCAATCCTCGCCCTGATTTCAACTCAAGATCAAAACCTTCCTTGAGAGGCACCACAACCTTGACGGAGTCGTTGAGGACCTCTCCGCCCTTGCCTTTGAATTCCTGAATGAGATCCTCGAGAAACAATGACCGATCAATGATGTAACCGTCGGCCTTGGATGTGATATGAAGTCCATCTGGCCAGATCTCCTCTGCGAATCTGATTCGGTTGAGTATCCTTCCTGGACGAATGGGATCTAGCTCCCTGAAAGCCCTGGAGGATATCGCCTCCCCGCACATCCGGTGGTAACGCGAGAACCGTTCGTCTTTCAACCTTTCAATGAGCAGGACATTCAGATCGGGTCGCAGTATCTTCATGAAGTAGGATGCGGCGCAGCCACCGGGACCCGCGCCCACCACCACGACATCATGATCTTGATCCAATACCGATACCTCCCTTGCTCAGGCTCTCGATGAATGAGTAGCCGAAGTCGAACCCTAAGAAGGCAAAGAAATACAGGTAGGACGAGAGTATCGATAGGGCACAGAGTAACAATATTGTCATCTTTAGCACAGGGCGCTGCCTCAGGATCCATCCAGCGGGCGTATCGCCTCTCTCCACCCAATCGACATCGTTGATCTTCTCATCAATGAACGCTGCTCCGAACACGGCAATCATGCCCACAAGCATCTCCGGGGAGGGGGCGATCACCGCGGCATACAGGCCAATTCCTCCGGCTATCAGGAAACCGAGCTTGAAGGCTATGTTGTCGTACTTGGCCGCCACCATCAGTGCCAGAAGCAATCCGAGAAATATTGTGGCGCTGTCGACGTCCAAGAGTATCAGGGCTCCCATCCAGATACCGCCCGGGATAGCAAGTACGGTGGCGGATCTTCTGCTGAAAACATCTGTGTCGAATGCCTGGTCGCCATACTTTATCAGCATCCCCAAGGATACGAAGGAGAACGCGATCACCAGCTGGTGGTTGAGATTCACCTCTCCCATCATATGAGCATATACTCCTGCGCAAATGGTCACCAACACGGTCAAGAGGCCAAAGAACAGCGCCTCGCGTCTACCAGTTCTTCTCATCAGAACCCTCGAGTACTGATCAACTCAGTCGCGAAAGGTCAACGCTGCAATGTGTCTTAGCATTTTTGCATATCCATTCGGATTTGTACTTGAAGCAAGTCCGAGATTAGTCAGAAGGAATTTTTAATCGGCAAGCTTCTTCAAGACCCATGCCATGTTCTTTCCAAGGGTCCTCATCGTCTTCTCGGCTTCCTTGTCTTCCTCGATGTCGCCCCGATTGTTCCCGACTCCAATGTTCCAGTAGTTGGAACCCACCACTATCATCTGGCCTATGAGGAAGAACAAGTTGATTTGATTGAAGGTGTTGAGGGCTCCTGCCCTTCTGTGGACTGCTACCGCGGCGCCCACCTTCCTCTTGAAAACATCGTCGTTTGCCTTGGCAAGCTTACCGACGCGATCGATGAAGGCCTTGGTCTGAGCGGTGACACCGCCGAAGTATACCGGCGATCCTATCAAGATCCCGTCCGCGGCCTTCATCTTATCAAACCACTCATTGATCTTGTCGGTCTCGATCAGACAGCGACCATCGGTGTTCTGGAGGCATGTCTGACAGACCTGACAAGGATCGATGACCTCCAGGCCCATGTCGATCATTTCAGTCTCTATCCCCTCCGCACGGAGCTCATCGAGTGCGTACTCGAGGGCCCTTCCTGTGTTACCGGCTATCCGAGGGCTCCCATTGAATGCTATGACCTTCATCTATCTCGAGCTCTCGAATGCAATTCCACAATAATTAGATTCCCTCGTTAACAGTA
The window above is part of the Methanomassiliicoccales archaeon genome. Proteins encoded here:
- a CDS encoding NAD(P)/FAD-dependent oxidoreductase, coding for MDQDHDVVVVGAGPGGCAASYFMKILRPDLNVLLIERLKDERFSRYHRMCGEAISSRAFRELDPIRPGRILNRIRFAEEIWPDGLHITSKADGYIIDRSLFLEDLIQEFKGKGGEVLNDSVKVVVPLKEGFDLELKSGRGLRCSFLIGADGACSRVRKDIFDEGPPIVVSARQYLLEEEMPGDVIRFQYGTRYGGGYRWEFPFGKMKKVGFPAGTDDIDSDPIEIHARRIPVGGLSKVVQGRACLIGDAAAQANPLTFGGIRIAMVAGRQAAEAISGGDLTSYERWWRSSRFSSPIFLEAYRELMSMTDEKMTDSVMPFRKGYGMLPYARAYVTRPNYRELYKAYRLTSEYGW
- a CDS encoding geranylgeranyl reductase family protein; translation: MDEEWDVLVVGAGPAGSGAGIGAAEAGAKTLVIDRKKEIGTPVQCGEVVGKSLLEMCGITLPSSAVCGRQAYTRFLLDRRLMVNNHEDYWASVTVERKILDKHLAQRAVLSGAVVQADTRLLSLEMDGDVVREAELVHRGERIWVKPKVVVAADGVHSTISKLTGRRVYPEGEVANGIEFEMVSKTDLPPCMQIFLEPEIGLGYGWIIPKGRRRGNVGLGIVGEVKGRSAVLRDWIETNPLVSRYFEMNGVLEVKSGEAPIPGYSGGPWKGNILFAGDSAGQTLAFVGEGIIPSYACGRVAGTVASMASQSGDLRTLRKYDEILAESVGEELRLGAGIKDLIVRTWMRPDISFSTKVVACGLLMCDCLDPDDLFRMTRDELIGATTLSSIRARLVASQRNIKAIPVHGR
- a CDS encoding flavodoxin family protein; the encoded protein is MKVIAFNGSPRIAGNTGRALEYALDELRAEGIETEMIDMGLEVIDPCQVCQTCLQNTDGRCLIETDKINEWFDKMKAADGILIGSPVYFGGVTAQTKAFIDRVGKLAKANDDVFKRKVGAAVAVHRRAGALNTFNQINLFFLIGQMIVVGSNYWNIGVGNNRGDIEEDKEAEKTMRTLGKNMAWVLKKLAD